One Aster yellows witches'-broom phytoplasma AYWB DNA segment encodes these proteins:
- a CDS encoding ATP-binding cassette domain-containing protein translates to MISIQNLTFYYGCNPILKDINLTIQNNSWVSIVGHNGSGKSTLAKILLGLLAFNKGQIVIDNIVLNEKNLPILRPKIGIVFQNPDYQFTGLTVREDIAFGLENYNVCREEIIAKVLKYAKMVKIDDLLDKNVNQLSGGQKQRVTIASILAMEPEIIIFDEATSFLDPQGALEVQKIIQTIKNKILITITHDLDFASKSDEIIVLYQGKLITQRPPKNLLQDPLFLQQYKLTPPLSLQLYYEILKDSTTKKIKNNQMLENLKDILWQYNLKK, encoded by the coding sequence ATGATATCTATTCAAAATTTAACTTTTTATTATGGTTGCAATCCTATTCTCAAAGATATTAATTTAACCATTCAAAATAATTCTTGGGTTTCTATTGTTGGTCATAATGGCTCGGGAAAATCTACTTTAGCCAAAATTTTATTAGGACTGCTGGCTTTTAACAAAGGACAAATTGTAATTGACAATATCGTTTTAAATGAAAAAAATTTGCCTATTTTGCGACCTAAAATAGGTATTGTTTTCCAAAATCCTGATTATCAGTTTACAGGACTTACTGTAAGAGAAGATATTGCGTTTGGATTGGAAAATTATAATGTTTGTAGAGAAGAAATTATAGCCAAAGTTTTGAAATATGCAAAAATGGTAAAAATAGATGATTTATTAGATAAAAACGTGAATCAACTTTCAGGAGGACAAAAACAACGTGTAACAATTGCCTCCATTTTAGCTATGGAACCTGAAATTATTATCTTTGATGAAGCAACTTCTTTTTTAGATCCTCAAGGTGCTTTGGAAGTGCAAAAAATTATTCAAACCATTAAAAATAAAATTTTGATTACCATTACTCATGATTTAGATTTTGCCTCTAAAAGTGATGAAATTATTGTTCTTTATCAAGGAAAATTAATTACCCAAAGACCACCTAAAAACCTTTTGCAAGACCCTTTATTTTTGCAACAATATAAATTAACCCCCCCTTTATCATTGCAGCTTTACTATGAAATTTTAAAAGACAGCACCACCAAAAAAATTAAAAATAATCAAATGTTAGAAAATTTAAAGGATATTTTATGGCAATACAATTTGAAAAAGTAA
- a CDS encoding energy-coupling factor transporter transmembrane component T, producing the protein MKNNDFTNNNLSRAPLSRCFLYQLHPSIKILAFMLLLVFILKLPINVDHIAQKQAFIFANPKYITLFYLFFMLALMSLCFFFGVTWSYFWQRIKHLRFVFVISLLINLVPLETVSCDAFMQASIPILSYTINSFWLFVICILLYNFTKKYTPFKLSYLLFLFFCVFVIPSYFPSNIQNILGCEPKKYILQTTSFLRICFIMTRLFLIVMLFFLFNKITSFIEIQDGLDIILSPLKKLKISTETFTLMLSLIFMANSFLLQETNKILKAQTARGMDLHKKNIFKRINHLLALLVPIFVLVFKRSLVLSNAMEVRGYVLGAARTKMITYRLKIIDFITISTIFALLFIK; encoded by the coding sequence ATGAAAAATAATGATTTTACAAATAATAATTTATCCCGCGCCCCTTTATCGCGTTGTTTTTTGTACCAACTCCATCCTTCTATCAAAATTCTTGCTTTTATGCTGTTGTTAGTTTTTATTTTAAAACTGCCTATTAATGTTGATCATATCGCCCAAAAGCAAGCTTTTATTTTTGCAAATCCCAAATACATTACTTTATTTTATCTTTTTTTTATGTTAGCTTTAATGAGCCTTTGTTTCTTTTTTGGAGTAACTTGGAGTTATTTTTGGCAAAGAATTAAACATTTAAGATTTGTTTTTGTTATTTCTTTGTTAATAAATTTAGTTCCTTTGGAAACCGTTTCTTGTGATGCTTTTATGCAAGCTTCCATCCCTATTTTAAGTTATACCATCAATTCTTTTTGGTTGTTTGTAATATGTATTTTATTGTATAATTTCACTAAAAAATATACCCCTTTTAAATTATCTTATTTGTTATTTTTATTTTTTTGTGTCTTTGTTATTCCTTCATATTTTCCTTCTAATATACAAAATATTTTGGGATGCGAACCTAAAAAATATATATTGCAAACGACTTCTTTTCTAAGAATTTGTTTTATTATGACAAGATTGTTTTTAATTGTTATGTTGTTTTTTTTATTCAATAAAATAACTTCTTTTATTGAAATTCAAGATGGTCTAGATATTATTTTATCTCCTTTAAAAAAACTCAAAATTTCTACTGAAACTTTTACTTTGATGCTTTCTTTAATTTTTATGGCTAATTCTTTTTTATTGCAAGAAACCAATAAAATTTTAAAAGCTCAGACAGCAAGAGGCATGGATTTGCACAAAAAAAATATTTTTAAAAGAATTAATCATCTTTTAGCCTTGTTGGTTCCTATTTTTGTGTTGGTTTTTAAAAGATCTTTGGTGCTTTCCAACGCTATGGAAGTAAGAGGTTATGTTTTGGGAGCTGCTCGCACTAAAATGATTACTTATCGTTTGAAAATAATTGATTTTATAACCATAAGTACTATTTTTGCTCTATTGTTTATCAAATAA
- a CDS encoding ATP-binding cassette domain-containing protein yields MAIQFEKVSFYYNKKIQPTQTKAAALSDINLKINSQNEFIALVGKTGSGKSTLVQLMNALLTTNIGKVTAYGTTITSKTKKELLVPLRQKLGLVFQFPEYQLFETTVLKDVMFGAEVFLNNKQQAQKQALKTLEQINIPPALHQKSPFQISDGQQRKVAIAGILAMQPDILILDEPTRGLDLESSSDIMEFLQILHQTFHKTIIIITHDMNLVAQYAKRVLVLSQGKLLFDGTKENFFEHSHFEQFNLDIPDTFKILKHLNQTLGIPFKAHYCFITLAQYLKEFYC; encoded by the coding sequence ATGGCAATACAATTTGAAAAAGTAAGCTTTTATTATAATAAAAAAATCCAGCCCACCCAAACAAAAGCTGCCGCTTTATCTGATATTAATTTAAAAATTAATTCTCAAAATGAATTTATTGCTTTAGTGGGGAAAACCGGCTCAGGCAAATCGACTTTAGTGCAATTAATGAATGCTTTGCTTACCACAAATATAGGAAAAGTAACAGCTTACGGCACTACCATAACTTCTAAAACCAAAAAAGAGCTATTAGTTCCTTTGCGCCAAAAATTAGGCTTAGTTTTCCAATTCCCTGAATATCAATTATTTGAAACAACTGTTTTAAAAGATGTAATGTTTGGAGCTGAAGTTTTTTTAAATAACAAACAACAAGCCCAAAAACAAGCTCTCAAAACTTTAGAACAAATCAACATTCCTCCTGCTTTACATCAAAAATCTCCCTTTCAAATTAGCGATGGGCAACAAAGAAAAGTAGCTATTGCAGGTATTTTAGCCATGCAGCCTGATATTTTAATCCTTGATGAACCTACACGTGGTCTTGATTTGGAAAGTAGTTCTGATATTATGGAATTTTTACAAATTTTGCATCAAACATTTCACAAAACCATTATCATTATTACTCATGATATGAATTTGGTTGCCCAATATGCAAAACGTGTTTTGGTTTTGTCTCAAGGAAAATTGCTTTTTGATGGTACAAAAGAAAATTTTTTTGAACACTCCCACTTTGAGCAATTTAACTTAGATATTCCTGATACTTTTAAAATTTTAAAACATTTAAATCAAACTTTAGGAATTCCTTTTAAAGCACACTATTGTTTTATCACCCTTGCTCAATATTTAAAAGAATTTTATTGCTAA
- the ileS gene encoding isoleucine--tRNA ligase produces MTINYKTTLLMPKTDFPMKGNLGKNEINIQKNWQTLDLYQKKLQQNQDNASFILHDGPPYANGNIHMGHALNKILKDFIIRFRSMQGFYTPFIPGWDTHGLPIEAAVLKKTSKKAFTRKSFLDKCQEFALENVNNQKKQFQRLGILGDWQNPYLTLDKTFVADQVRIFGKMVAKGLIFKALKPIHWSPTLESALAEAELEYHNHQSPSVYVAFNMKKLDIFDNVALVIWTTTPWTLPANVAIAVHPEKEYQLIEVLQKRYLVGTKNIPFLQKVFVWNPENIKFISTFEGKTLEHLTYHNHLASKPGKIILSQHVLDEEGTGLVHIAPGHGLDDFLVGQKYNLDVVCSIDKKGMMTDVSQYQGLFYTKANEAIISDLEKNHSLLKADVISHSYPHDWRTKKPVISLALPQWFVSIKKIKSLLLEEAQKVKWIPRWGGLKMTNMITNREDWNISRQRTWGIPIPIFYTETQQPILDLKLINHVADLFEQHGMYIWYEWDVKKLLPENYTHPQSPKNLFTKELDIMDVWFDSGTSYSVLKKRNQVLQSDVYFEGSDQYRGWFNSSLIISVATQNQAPYKTVITHGFVFDGEGKKMSKSLGNVIDPLTVAEQKGADIIRLWVANINYNLDVRINSSILKQVEDLYRKIRNTFRFMLGNLDNFKKDTNYIAFEQRTFIHQAMMLDFEEVLKNVLHSYDTYNFEGVLRHLFPFITNKISAFYLDFAKDILYIEKEDYKERKMIQSTIYDLLLSLLQVLTPIIPHTTSEVYGFFPFAAEKDIYLEKMPQPKTRPTSHLLLEYHKFLILRKNVLQHLEKARQSGLINSSLQAHITLSLTQEEMHALDVLQIKDQLHQLFIVSKVTLQLKDTFDVKVAKASGYACKRCWNVVINNPLNPLCTRCQNILKQKK; encoded by the coding sequence ATGACAATAAATTATAAAACAACTCTTTTGATGCCAAAAACCGATTTCCCTATGAAAGGAAATTTAGGCAAAAACGAAATCAACATTCAAAAAAATTGGCAAACACTTGACTTATATCAAAAAAAATTACAACAAAATCAAGATAATGCCTCTTTTATTTTGCACGATGGACCTCCTTATGCTAATGGCAATATTCATATGGGACACGCCTTAAACAAAATTTTAAAAGATTTTATTATTCGTTTTCGGAGTATGCAAGGTTTTTACACTCCTTTTATTCCTGGTTGGGATACTCATGGTTTGCCAATTGAGGCAGCAGTTCTTAAAAAAACTTCCAAAAAAGCTTTTACTAGAAAATCTTTCCTAGATAAATGCCAAGAATTTGCCTTGGAAAATGTTAATAATCAAAAAAAGCAATTTCAAAGATTAGGGATTTTAGGAGATTGGCAAAATCCTTATTTAACGTTGGATAAAACTTTTGTTGCTGATCAGGTAAGAATTTTTGGAAAAATGGTTGCCAAAGGTTTAATTTTTAAAGCCCTTAAGCCAATTCATTGGTCACCTACTTTAGAATCTGCTTTAGCAGAAGCAGAATTAGAATACCACAATCACCAATCTCCTTCTGTTTATGTTGCTTTTAATATGAAAAAACTAGATATTTTTGATAATGTGGCTTTGGTGATTTGGACAACTACCCCTTGGACTTTGCCTGCCAATGTAGCAATTGCGGTTCATCCTGAAAAAGAATATCAATTAATTGAAGTTTTACAAAAACGCTATTTGGTAGGAACTAAAAACATTCCTTTTCTTCAAAAAGTTTTTGTTTGGAACCCAGAAAACATCAAATTTATTTCCACTTTTGAAGGAAAAACTTTAGAACATTTAACTTATCACAATCACCTTGCTTCCAAACCCGGAAAAATTATTTTATCACAACACGTTTTGGATGAAGAAGGAACGGGGCTAGTCCACATCGCTCCAGGACACGGTTTGGACGATTTTTTAGTAGGTCAAAAATATAATTTAGATGTTGTTTGTAGCATTGATAAAAAAGGTATGATGACAGATGTTTCCCAATATCAAGGTCTATTTTACACTAAAGCTAACGAAGCTATCATCTCTGATTTAGAAAAAAACCATTCTTTGCTTAAAGCAGATGTGATTTCGCACTCTTATCCTCATGATTGGCGTACTAAAAAACCAGTTATTTCTCTTGCACTTCCTCAATGGTTTGTCTCTATTAAAAAAATTAAATCTCTTTTGCTAGAAGAAGCCCAAAAAGTTAAGTGGATTCCACGTTGGGGGGGATTAAAAATGACTAATATGATTACTAATCGCGAGGATTGGAATATTAGTCGTCAAAGAACTTGGGGGATTCCCATTCCTATTTTTTACACCGAAACCCAACAACCCATTCTAGATTTAAAATTAATTAATCATGTAGCTGATTTATTCGAACAGCACGGAATGTATATTTGGTATGAATGGGATGTAAAAAAACTACTTCCTGAAAACTACACCCATCCCCAAAGTCCTAAAAATTTGTTTACAAAAGAACTAGATATTATGGATGTTTGGTTTGACTCAGGAACTTCTTATAGTGTTTTGAAAAAACGTAATCAAGTTTTACAAAGTGATGTTTATTTCGAAGGATCTGATCAATATCGTGGGTGGTTCAATTCTTCTTTAATTATTTCTGTAGCCACTCAAAATCAAGCCCCTTATAAAACTGTTATTACTCATGGTTTTGTTTTTGACGGAGAAGGCAAAAAAATGTCTAAATCTTTGGGCAATGTTATTGATCCATTAACTGTTGCTGAACAAAAAGGAGCAGATATTATTCGTTTATGGGTTGCAAACATTAATTATAATCTTGATGTACGCATTAACTCTTCCATTTTAAAACAAGTAGAAGATCTTTATCGTAAAATTAGAAATACCTTCCGTTTTATGTTAGGCAATTTAGATAATTTTAAAAAAGATACTAATTATATTGCCTTTGAACAAAGAACTTTTATCCATCAAGCAATGATGCTAGATTTTGAAGAAGTGTTAAAAAACGTATTACATTCTTATGATACTTATAATTTTGAAGGTGTGTTAAGACATCTATTCCCTTTCATTACTAATAAAATTAGTGCTTTTTATCTAGATTTTGCTAAAGATATTTTATACATTGAAAAAGAAGATTACAAAGAAAGAAAGATGATTCAATCAACTATTTATGATTTGTTGTTATCGCTTTTACAAGTTTTAACTCCAATCATTCCTCACACCACTTCGGAAGTTTACGGCTTTTTTCCTTTTGCTGCTGAAAAAGATATTTATTTAGAAAAAATGCCACAACCCAAAACACGACCAACTTCTCATCTTTTATTAGAATATCATAAATTTTTAATATTAAGAAAAAATGTTTTACAACATTTGGAAAAAGCAAGGCAAAGTGGACTTATTAATTCTTCTTTGCAAGCCCATATTACGTTATCATTAACCCAAGAAGAAATGCATGCTTTGGATGTTTTACAAATTAAAGATCAATTACATCAACTTTTTATAGTCTCTAAAGTAACACTTCAATTAAAAGATACTTTTGATGTTAAAGTTGCTAAGGCTTCTGGATATGCTTGTAAAAGATGTTGGAACGTAGTTATCAACAATCCCCTTAATCCTTTGTGCACACGTTGCCAAAATATATTGAAACAAAAGAAATAG
- the rsgA gene encoding ribosome small subunit-dependent GTPase A, with product MEKALVLRFLAGVYYIKDLETQIILEAKKRGKLKTLVIKTTQKENSSASDFIIKVGDIVLYELSCDTYLIQSILPRKNELKRPNVANIDQVLLVFSLVKPNFQFLLLDKFLLILEQQKLDVVLVFSKIDLLEPENFKTMQQQLSYYQKFQHFYYINSKQKIGIDALKHIFANQITVLAGQTGVGKSTLLKVLIPDAQLKTQEISESLGRGKHTTKNAQLYDFNGGFIVDTPGFSKLDLTTFSPRTLKNFYPDFLEHVCDCFFGESCFHLQEEKCGVKKALENGQILPSRYQNYVIFCEEIKNQPKY from the coding sequence TTGGAAAAAGCTTTAGTATTAAGATTTTTGGCTGGAGTTTATTATATTAAAGATTTAGAAACTCAAATCATTTTGGAAGCTAAAAAAAGAGGCAAATTAAAAACCCTTGTTATCAAAACTACCCAAAAAGAAAATAGTTCTGCCTCTGACTTTATTATTAAAGTAGGTGATATTGTGCTTTATGAACTTTCTTGTGATACTTATTTAATTCAATCTATTTTGCCTCGTAAAAATGAATTAAAAAGACCTAATGTTGCCAATATTGACCAGGTATTGCTAGTTTTTTCCTTAGTAAAGCCCAATTTTCAATTTCTTTTATTAGATAAGTTTTTATTAATTTTAGAACAACAAAAATTAGATGTAGTTTTGGTTTTTTCTAAAATAGATTTGTTAGAACCCGAAAACTTTAAAACAATGCAACAACAATTATCTTATTACCAAAAATTTCAACACTTTTATTATATCAACTCCAAACAAAAAATAGGAATAGATGCCCTTAAACACATTTTTGCTAATCAAATTACAGTTTTGGCAGGACAAACCGGAGTAGGGAAATCCACTTTACTAAAAGTCTTAATTCCAGATGCCCAACTCAAAACACAAGAAATTTCTGAAAGTCTTGGCAGAGGCAAACATACCACTAAAAACGCACAATTATACGATTTTAATGGGGGATTTATAGTTGATACTCCTGGTTTTTCTAAGTTAGACTTAACTACTTTTTCCCCTAGGACTTTAAAGAATTTTTATCCTGATTTTTTAGAACATGTTTGTGATTGTTTTTTTGGTGAAAGTTGTTTCCATTTACAAGAAGAAAAATGCGGCGTCAAAAAAGCCTTAGAAAACGGCCAAATACTTCCCTCTCGATATCAAAATTATGTGATCTTTTGCGAAGAAATAAAAAACCAACCCAAATATTAG
- the ychF gene encoding redox-regulated ATPase YchF, protein MKVGIIGLPNVGKSTLFNALTKMQVLEANYPFATIEPNVGIVEVSDSRLQTLSQIFQSQKTISAFIEFKDIAGLVSGASKGEGLGNQFLSHIRNVDAICHVVKCFEDPNIAHVKETNNPVEEIDIIQTELALADLEQIEKRLLKLGKQKNKLNKELLQEKALITKIKTHLTTQDLKKLVFSDEELKLVKTFNLLYLKPSLYLANIKEHDLLSLDSNVFYQQVLAYATKESKKVIPLCVQLEKEISSLDFAEKQLFLKDYGLLESGLTKLIQESYDLLDLQTYFTAGPKEVRAWSFKKGLKAPECARIIHTDLQKGFIKAEVVSYFDLLETKTFQKSKEKGKVRIEGKEYIVKDGDIITFRFNI, encoded by the coding sequence ATGAAAGTCGGAATTATTGGTTTGCCAAATGTGGGCAAATCTACTTTGTTTAATGCTTTAACTAAAATGCAAGTTTTAGAAGCTAATTATCCTTTTGCCACTATCGAACCTAATGTTGGCATTGTAGAAGTGTCAGATTCGCGTCTCCAAACTTTATCTCAAATTTTTCAATCTCAAAAAACTATTTCTGCTTTTATAGAATTCAAAGATATTGCAGGTTTGGTGTCAGGAGCTTCCAAAGGTGAAGGTCTTGGCAATCAATTTTTAAGTCATATTCGCAATGTAGATGCTATTTGTCATGTGGTTAAATGTTTTGAAGACCCAAATATTGCTCATGTGAAAGAGACAAATAATCCTGTAGAAGAAATTGATATTATTCAAACAGAACTAGCTTTAGCAGATTTAGAACAAATTGAAAAACGATTACTTAAACTAGGAAAACAAAAAAATAAACTTAACAAAGAATTATTGCAAGAAAAAGCGTTAATAACCAAAATCAAAACCCACTTAACTACCCAAGATTTAAAAAAATTGGTTTTTTCGGATGAAGAATTAAAGCTTGTCAAAACCTTTAATTTGTTATATTTAAAACCTTCCCTTTATTTAGCTAACATCAAAGAACATGATTTATTATCTTTGGATTCCAACGTTTTTTACCAACAAGTTTTAGCTTATGCTACTAAAGAATCCAAAAAAGTAATTCCTTTGTGTGTGCAATTAGAAAAAGAAATATCGTCTTTAGATTTTGCAGAAAAGCAACTTTTTTTAAAGGACTATGGTCTTTTGGAATCAGGACTTACTAAATTAATTCAAGAAAGTTATGATCTTTTAGATCTCCAAACTTATTTTACTGCAGGACCTAAAGAAGTTCGCGCTTGGTCTTTTAAAAAAGGTCTTAAAGCTCCTGAATGTGCTCGCATTATTCACACCGATTTACAAAAAGGTTTTATTAAAGCTGAAGTTGTTTCTTACTTTGATTTATTAGAAACCAAAACTTTTCAAAAAAGTAAAGAAAAAGGTAAAGTTCGCATTGAGGGTAAAGAATACATAGTTAAAGATGGTGATATTATTACTTTTAGATTTAATATTTAA
- the glyA gene encoding serine hydroxymethyltransferase, with translation MNQKLGLKDQDQEIFDLIEQEKARQKENILLIASENFVSQAVLDAQGSILTNKYAEGYPQARYYNGCKNVDQIEKIAIQRATKLFGAKYANVQPHSGSQANMGVFQALLKPGDKILGLSLMDGGHLTHGHKLSFSGGFYEAHFYNVNPQTEMLDYDEIRKVALAVKPKLIIAGYSAYSKTINFKKFRQIADEVNAYLIADIAHIAGLVACGLHPCPFEANADVVTSTMHKTLRGPRGGLILTNKEELFKKINRGIFPGIQGGPCIHTIAAKAVAFQEAMMPSFKEYQKQVIKNANTFAKAFQQKGYRIVSGSTDNHLFLIDVKHKNTEFTGAKIANMLEKINIVVNKNTIPFDQEKPFVTSGIRIGTPAMTTVGFRENDFVAVADLMDKAINHLDDESYLSQIKQQVLALLSKFNK, from the coding sequence ATGAATCAAAAGTTAGGATTAAAAGACCAAGATCAAGAAATCTTTGATCTTATTGAACAAGAAAAAGCTAGACAAAAAGAAAATATCTTATTAATTGCTTCTGAAAATTTTGTTTCTCAAGCAGTATTAGACGCCCAAGGAAGTATTTTGACCAACAAATATGCAGAAGGCTATCCTCAAGCTAGATATTATAATGGTTGTAAAAATGTAGATCAAATAGAAAAAATCGCCATTCAAAGAGCAACCAAGTTGTTTGGTGCTAAATATGCAAATGTCCAACCTCATTCAGGCTCACAAGCAAATATGGGAGTATTTCAAGCTTTATTAAAACCTGGTGATAAAATTTTAGGATTATCTTTAATGGATGGAGGACATCTTACTCACGGTCATAAATTAAGTTTTTCTGGTGGATTTTACGAAGCTCATTTTTATAATGTCAATCCCCAAACTGAAATGCTTGATTATGATGAAATTCGTAAAGTTGCCTTAGCAGTTAAACCTAAATTAATTATTGCAGGATATTCAGCTTATTCTAAAACTATTAATTTTAAAAAGTTTCGTCAAATTGCTGATGAAGTAAATGCATATTTAATAGCAGATATTGCCCATATTGCAGGTTTAGTTGCTTGTGGTCTTCATCCTTGTCCCTTTGAAGCTAATGCCGATGTTGTTACTTCTACTATGCACAAAACGCTGAGAGGACCGCGTGGAGGTTTGATTTTAACTAATAAAGAAGAATTATTTAAAAAAATTAATCGTGGCATTTTTCCTGGTATTCAAGGAGGACCTTGCATTCATACTATTGCTGCTAAAGCTGTTGCTTTTCAAGAAGCTATGATGCCTTCATTTAAAGAATATCAAAAGCAAGTTATCAAAAATGCAAACACCTTTGCTAAAGCCTTCCAACAAAAAGGTTATCGCATTGTAAGTGGAAGCACTGACAATCATTTATTTCTAATTGATGTTAAACATAAAAATACTGAGTTTACAGGAGCCAAAATCGCAAACATGTTAGAAAAAATAAATATTGTTGTCAATAAAAATACTATTCCTTTTGATCAAGAAAAACCTTTTGTAACAAGTGGTATTAGAATTGGCACACCTGCTATGACAACAGTAGGGTTTAGAGAAAATGATTTTGTTGCAGTTGCAGATTTGATGGACAAAGCTATCAATCACTTGGACGATGAGTCTTATTTATCCCAAATTAAACAACAAGTTTTGGCTTTATTAAGTAAGTTTAATAAATAA
- a CDS encoding M3 family oligoendopeptidase, with product MKFQDFEYQRVDINQTKQTILYMIESFLDVSLPEQIKIINRLNSLMDDINSMFTLAEIRHSLDVKDTFYQEEKHFCDQNAPLITELQHQFSQTMIKSKYYDALVQEFGSLLFDQTKLFLKTFDPKIIPYLKEENALTTKYQKLISDFSVSFEGKIYNLSQMSPFLESSQRQTRKNAQLAVSHFFAKNEKEYDLIYDHLVKTRTKMAQILGYSNFVALGYDLLGRTDYDANQIADYRTNILKHVLPFYTMTQKRKSKHLGIAKLESYDKSFNFVSGNPKPQGGVVFQLSQTQKMYHAMSLQTKIFFDFLLEKNLLDLDSKPNKTGGGYCTYLPKYNAPFVFANFNGTSHDVEVLTHEIGHAFQVYQSRHLIPEYRWPTLEAAEISSMGMEFLAYPWVKDFFAQDVDKYQFLHLYQSLNFLLYGALVDHFQHEVYQNPQMTVAQRKECWRNLEKEYLLLETYEGDPFLEKGTFWFRQSHIFSTPFYYIDYTLAQICALEIWLLSQQDYSHTWQKYLKLCQLGGSQTFLNLLKTTGLTNPFEPNHLKNIVSFVTCYLQKIDDTKFNYSIL from the coding sequence GTGAAATTTCAAGATTTTGAATATCAAAGAGTTGATATTAATCAAACCAAACAAACTATTTTGTATATGATAGAGTCTTTTTTGGATGTTTCCTTACCAGAACAAATTAAAATTATTAACCGTCTTAATTCATTAATGGACGACATCAATTCCATGTTTACTTTGGCAGAAATTAGGCATAGCCTAGATGTAAAAGATACTTTTTATCAAGAAGAAAAACATTTTTGTGACCAAAATGCTCCTTTGATAACCGAATTGCAACATCAATTTAGTCAAACTATGATAAAAAGTAAATATTATGACGCCTTAGTTCAAGAATTTGGTTCCTTGTTATTTGATCAAACCAAACTATTTTTAAAAACATTTGACCCCAAAATTATTCCTTATTTAAAAGAAGAAAATGCTTTAACAACCAAATATCAAAAATTAATTTCTGATTTTTCTGTTTCTTTTGAAGGTAAAATTTATAATTTAAGTCAAATGTCTCCTTTTTTGGAATCATCCCAAAGGCAAACTAGAAAAAACGCCCAATTAGCTGTTTCGCATTTTTTTGCTAAAAACGAAAAAGAATACGATCTTATTTATGACCATTTAGTGAAAACGCGTACTAAGATGGCTCAAATATTGGGATATTCCAACTTTGTTGCCTTAGGTTATGATCTTTTAGGACGAACTGATTACGATGCTAACCAAATTGCAGATTATCGTACCAACATTTTAAAACATGTTTTGCCGTTTTATACCATGACTCAAAAACGTAAATCCAAACATTTAGGCATTGCTAAATTGGAAAGCTATGACAAAAGTTTTAATTTTGTAAGTGGCAATCCCAAACCTCAAGGAGGAGTTGTTTTTCAATTATCCCAAACACAAAAAATGTATCATGCAATGTCTCTCCAAACCAAAATATTTTTTGATTTTCTCTTAGAAAAAAACTTATTAGATCTAGATAGTAAACCCAACAAAACAGGCGGTGGATACTGCACTTATCTTCCTAAATATAACGCTCCTTTTGTTTTTGCTAATTTTAATGGCACAAGCCATGATGTAGAAGTTTTGACTCATGAAATAGGGCATGCCTTCCAAGTTTATCAAAGCCGTCATTTAATTCCTGAATATCGTTGGCCTACTTTAGAAGCAGCTGAAATTAGTTCTATGGGAATGGAATTTTTAGCTTATCCGTGGGTAAAAGATTTTTTTGCTCAAGATGTAGACAAATATCAATTTCTACATTTATATCAATCCCTTAATTTTTTACTTTATGGTGCTTTAGTGGATCATTTTCAACATGAAGTTTATCAAAATCCTCAAATGACTGTCGCCCAAAGAAAAGAATGTTGGCGAAATTTGGAAAAAGAATATTTGTTGTTAGAAACTTATGAAGGCGACCCTTTTTTAGAAAAAGGTACTTTTTGGTTTCGCCAAAGCCACATTTTTTCTACTCCTTTCTACTACATTGACTATACTTTAGCCCAAATTTGTGCTTTAGAAATTTGGCTTTTAAGTCAACAAGATTATTCCCATACTTGGCAAAAGTACTTAAAATTATGTCAATTAGGCGGTTCACAAACTTTTTTAAACCTTTTAAAAACTACAGGACTTACTAATCCTTTTGAACCCAATCATTTAAAAAACATCGTTTCTTTTGTAACTTGTTATTTGCAAAAAATTGATGATACTAAATTTAATTACTCCATTTTATAA